Proteins encoded together in one Argiope bruennichi chromosome 1, qqArgBrue1.1, whole genome shotgun sequence window:
- the LOC129963193 gene encoding G kinase-anchoring protein 1-like isoform X1, which produces MAVACASRFAVLKLEDDDMDEPVTKKPNASNAQTNAQGNKNKANAKGGSNEQKSKSKKKKKTSNEIAELQNLAFAGHSNKSKNKSSSQNSKSNQVSQKQWEEWKAKDSEFVSETYEQDLQEALLLSKIDYEEKKDVYDAFKKEAEQNKLNINKKKKKNNQKKDKGTMSLDEFQNMGSAEMDTGNYMKGNLDLDEFDVIAHKPMPTEETDFFDKIEEDVEKIITKEQRQEQYKSFDPVKESPLFLQYKEELRKKDEEIASLNEKVSKLKEELKNVRSRNKKLYGILESGEMREKAEILLQIDQLISVKDELTEELKEYHTALEQERSKVHALQTELKKYQNSKKQRTESK; this is translated from the exons ATGGCTGTAGCTTGCGCGTCGCGATTTGCAGTATTAAAACTTGAAGATGATGATATGGATGAACCTGTTACTAAAAAACCAAATGCATCCAACGCCCAGACTAATGCACAGGGAAATAAAAACAAGGCAAATGCGAAGGGTGGATCAAACGAACAGAAGTctaaatcaaagaagaaaaagaagactTCCAATGAAATTGCTGAA CTTCAAAATCTTGCTTTTGCTGGTCATAGCAACAAATCGAAGAACAAATCCTCTTCTCAGAATTCCAAAAGCAATCAAGTTAGCCAAAAACAATGGGAAGAATGGAAAGCCAAAGATAGTGAG TTTGTTTCAGAAACATATGAACAAGACCTCCAAGAAGCtttattattaagcaaaatagattatgaagaaaagaaagat GTATATGATGCCTTTAAGAAAGAAGCCGaacaaaataaacttaatattaataaaaagaagaagaaaaacaaccAAAAGAAAGACAAAGGCACAATGAGTTTAGATGAGTTCCAAAACATGGGTTCAGCAGAGATGGATACAGGAAATTATATGAAAGGAAATTTAg ATCTAGATGAATTTGATGTAATAGCCCATAAGCCAATGCCTACAGAAGAAACAGATTTCTTTGATAAGATTGAGGAAgatgtagaaaaaataataacgaaagaACAAAGACAGGAGCAATATAAATCATTTgat cCTGTTAAGGAATCTCCTTTGTTTTTACAATATAAGGaagaattgagaaaaaaagatgaagaaatagcatctttaaatgaaaaagttaGCAAATTAAAG GAGGAGTTAAAAAATGttagatcaagaaataaaaagCTATATGGAATACTGGAGTCTGGAGAAA TGCGAGAGAAAGCTGAAATACTATTACAAATTGATCAACTTATAAGTGTGAAAGACGAATTAACAGAAGAA CTAAAGGAATACCATACTGCTTTAGAACAAGAAAGGTCTAAAGTTCATGCATTACaaacagaattaaagaaatatcag
- the LOC129963193 gene encoding G kinase-anchoring protein 1-like isoform X2, which produces MAVACASRFAVLKLEDDDMDEPVTKKPNASNAQTNAQGNKNKANAKGGSNEQKSKSKKKKKTSNEIAELQNLAFAGHSNKSKNKSSSQNSKSNQVSQKQWEEWKAKDSEVYDAFKKEAEQNKLNINKKKKKNNQKKDKGTMSLDEFQNMGSAEMDTGNYMKGNLDLDEFDVIAHKPMPTEETDFFDKIEEDVEKIITKEQRQEQYKSFDPVKESPLFLQYKEELRKKDEEIASLNEKVSKLKEELKNVRSRNKKLYGILESGEMREKAEILLQIDQLISVKDELTEELKEYHTALEQERSKVHALQTELKKYQNSKKQRTESK; this is translated from the exons ATGGCTGTAGCTTGCGCGTCGCGATTTGCAGTATTAAAACTTGAAGATGATGATATGGATGAACCTGTTACTAAAAAACCAAATGCATCCAACGCCCAGACTAATGCACAGGGAAATAAAAACAAGGCAAATGCGAAGGGTGGATCAAACGAACAGAAGTctaaatcaaagaagaaaaagaagactTCCAATGAAATTGCTGAA CTTCAAAATCTTGCTTTTGCTGGTCATAGCAACAAATCGAAGAACAAATCCTCTTCTCAGAATTCCAAAAGCAATCAAGTTAGCCAAAAACAATGGGAAGAATGGAAAGCCAAAGATAGTGAG GTATATGATGCCTTTAAGAAAGAAGCCGaacaaaataaacttaatattaataaaaagaagaagaaaaacaaccAAAAGAAAGACAAAGGCACAATGAGTTTAGATGAGTTCCAAAACATGGGTTCAGCAGAGATGGATACAGGAAATTATATGAAAGGAAATTTAg ATCTAGATGAATTTGATGTAATAGCCCATAAGCCAATGCCTACAGAAGAAACAGATTTCTTTGATAAGATTGAGGAAgatgtagaaaaaataataacgaaagaACAAAGACAGGAGCAATATAAATCATTTgat cCTGTTAAGGAATCTCCTTTGTTTTTACAATATAAGGaagaattgagaaaaaaagatgaagaaatagcatctttaaatgaaaaagttaGCAAATTAAAG GAGGAGTTAAAAAATGttagatcaagaaataaaaagCTATATGGAATACTGGAGTCTGGAGAAA TGCGAGAGAAAGCTGAAATACTATTACAAATTGATCAACTTATAAGTGTGAAAGACGAATTAACAGAAGAA CTAAAGGAATACCATACTGCTTTAGAACAAGAAAGGTCTAAAGTTCATGCATTACaaacagaattaaagaaatatcag
- the LOC129963206 gene encoding 5-formyltetrahydrofolate cyclo-ligase-like has translation MSGVATGALRAAKAALRSELRKRIASISHEELSRQSKLVTEKVLENPRFKSSHRVSLYLSIPEEIRVQTWGILEQMLEQDKECFVPKFYPNSHHMTFLKVYSMEDYAKLVADDWTVKPPSEEDLQREDASTTGGLDLMIVPGLAFTKRGHRLGGGKGYYDAYIQNCSLDPHGRPYTISPAFKEQILHSIPCDVHDFMVDEVIYPDD, from the exons ATGTCAGGTGTTGCTACCGGTGCCCTGAGAGCGGCTAAAGCCGCATTGCGTAGTGAGTTGAGAAAGAGAATTGCAAGCATTTCTCACGAAGAACTTTCCCGACAATCCAAACTAGTAACAGAGAAA GTTTTGGAAAATCCTCGTTTCAAAAGTTCTCACCGTGTTTCTCTATATCTAAGTATACCTGAAGAAATAAGGGTGCAGACATGGGGAATACTGGAACAAATGCTGGAACAAGATAAAGAATGctttgttccaaaatttta TCCAAACAGTCAtcatatgacatttttaaaagtttattccaTGGAAGACTATGCCAAACTTGTTGCTGATGATTGGACGGTCAAACCACCTTCTGAAGAAGACCTTCAAAGAGAAGATGCAAGTACTACTG gaGGCTTGGATTTGATGATTGTTCCTGGCTTAGCTTTTACTAAAAGAGGCCATCGTCTTGGTGGTGGTAAAGGTTACTATGATGCTTACATCCAAAATTGTTCTCTGGATCCTCATGGTCGCCCTTATACAATCAGCCCTGCTTTTAAGGAGCAGATTCTGCATAGCATCCCATGTGATGTTCATGATTTCATGGTTGATGAAGTCATTTATCCTGatgattaa